The Erythrolamprus reginae isolate rEryReg1 unplaced genomic scaffold, rEryReg1.hap1 H_1, whole genome shotgun sequence genome includes a region encoding these proteins:
- the LOC139155312 gene encoding vomeronasal type-2 receptor 26-like, whose translation MSDPFQFPYEYSKPGDIIIGGIAAQFDSLLEISNFEEHPETKVVKEPMVVLKNYQHVLSLMFAVKQINENLKILPNISIGLHIYDSYNNAKMSYQNTLKLLSSWKKIIPNYKCKMQTNLIAVIGGLDAKVSLHMATVLSIYKIPQIACSVFAPVTNIKTQLPFFYRMIPSETNQYMGLIQLLLFFQWKWIGIISPDDDQGEKFVQALLPMLFQHAICAAIIERTLTLSGVLENFESFQPVFEMAESLSKSNVKVYIVNAEPQTVSCLKWLVYIYSSIQKSVQLIRGKVWLMTAQWDFSSETFHRDFDIHFFHGALSLASHSKQVLGFTEFLHSLQPTWSKEDGFIRIFWEQAFNCLFPNSNEDNNNNNSCTGKENLKNLPGTLFEITMTSQSYSIYNAVHAIAYALHKMFLYSTSRLDPSDLLHWQLHHFLKTMTFNHNAGETISFDENGELVAGFDVINWVTFPNKSLLRLKVGWLDPQALSSSQLTLHKETITWHSSFNQILPVALCNEKCHPGYRRKKKEGQPFCCYDCVPCSNGKISDQKDMDNCFQCPEEQFPNENKNQCIAKRLHFLSFLDPLGIILACLAFFFVLLTILILGVFIKNQNTPIVKANNRDLTYCLLISLLLCFLCSLLFIGQPQIVTCYLRQITFGIIFTVAVACILAKTITVVLAFMATKPGSRIRKLIGRRLIILIIFVCSFIQVNICSVWLCTAPPFPEFDMYSFPGEIIVQCNEGLLGMFYYVLGYLGFLAIVSFTVAFLARKLPDTFNEAKFITFSMLLFCSVWLSFIPSYQGTNGEYMVAVEIFSILASGAGLLICIFFPKCYIIILKPELNNKEQLITKST comes from the exons ATGAGTGACCCCTTCCAGTTCCCGTATGAGTATTCCAAACCAGGGGACATAATAATTGGAGGGATTGCTGCACAATTTGATTCCCTGCTGGAAATAAGCAACTTTGAGGAACATCCTGAAACAAAGGTGGTAAAAGAACCTAT GGTAGTATTAAAGAATTACCAGCATGTACTTTCATTAATGTTTGCTGTGAAGCAGATTAATGAGAATCTTAAAATATTGCCAAATATCAGCATAGGGCTCCACATTTATGACAGCTACAATAATGCAAAGATGTCTTATCAAAACACACTGAAACTTCTGTCTTCCTGGAAGAAGATTATTCCAAATTACAAATGCAAGATGCAAACTAATTTGATAGCTGTCATTGGAGGTCTTGATGCCAAAGTCTCTCTTCATATGGCTACTGTTTTAAGCATCTATAAGATTCCACAG ATTGCTTGCTCTGTGTTTGCTCCAGTGACGAACATTAAAACACAGCTCCCTTTTTTCTACCGGATGATCCCTAGTGAAACAAATCAATATATGGGACTTATTCAGTTGCTCCTTTTTTTTCAATGGAAATGGATTGGAATTATTTCACCAGATGATGATCAAGGAGAAAAATTTGTGCAGGCCTTGTTACCCATGCTTTTCCAGCATGCAATCTGTGCAGCAATCATTGAAAGAACGCTAACCCTTTCTGGTGTTTTAGAAAATTTTGAGTCCTTTCAACCTGTTTTTGAAATGGCTGAGTCATTATCCAAATCCAATGTAAAAGTCTATATTGTAAATGCAGAACCGCAAACTGTCTCATGCTTGAAATGGCTAGTATATATTTATAGTAGCATACAAAAGTCAGTGCAACTAATCAGAGGCAAAGTGTGGCTTATGACAGCCCAGTGGGATTTCTCATCAGAGACATTTCACCGAGATTTTGATATACATTTTTTTCATGGTGCCTTGTCTTTGGCAAGTCACTCAAAACAAGTGCTGGGATTTACAGAATTTCTGCATTCTCTACAACCTACCTGGTCTAAGGAAGATGGGTTTATCAGAATCTTCTGGGAACAAGCATTCAACTGCCTTTTTCCTAATTCTAATgaggacaataataataataattcttgcaCTGGAAAGGAGAACTTAAAAAATCTTCCTGGAACTCTCTTTGAAATAACAATGACCAGTCAAAGCTATAGCATCTATAATGCAGTCCATGCTATTGCATATGCTTTACATAAGATGTTCTTATATTCCACCTCTAGGCTAGATCCCTCAGATCTGTTACATTGGCAG cTTCACCATTTTCTGAAGACCATGACATTTAATCATAATGCTGGAGAAACCATATCTTTTGATGAAAATGGTGAACTGGTAGCTGGGTTTGATGTTATCAACTGGGTCACTTTCCCAAACAAATCTCTTCTTCGTTTGAAAGTGGGATGGCTGGATCCACAAGCTTTAAGTAGTTCTCAATTAACTCTTCACAAAGAGACAATCACATGGCACAGTTCATTTAATCAG ATTTTGCCTGTTGCTCTATGTAATGAGAAATGTCATCCAGGTTATAGacgaaaaaagaaggaaggacaaccaTTCTGCTGCTATGATTGTGTTCCCTGTTCAAATGGGAAGATTTCAGACCAGAAGG ACATGGACAACTGTTTTCAGTGCCCAGAAGAACAATTTCCAAATGAGAACAAAAACCAATGTATTGCCAAGAGAttacattttctctctttcttggatCCTTTGGGAATTATTTTAGCATGTTTAGCTTTCTTTTTTGTTCTGCTCACAATTCTGATACTAGGAGTTTTCATCAAGAACCAGaatactcccattgtcaaagccaacaaccgggacctcacCTACTGCCTGCTCATCTCTTTATTGCTTTGTTTTCTCTGCTCCTTGTTATTTATTGGCCAGCCACAGATAGTGACTTGCTATTTACGACAAATTACTTTTGGTATCATCTTCACAGTGGCTGTTGCTTGTATATTAGCTAAAACAATAACTGTAGTTCTAGCTTTtatggccaccaagccaggatCTAGGATAAGGAAATTGATTGGGAGAAGATTGATCATTCTCATCATATTTGTTTGTTCCTTCATTCAGGTTAATATTTGTTCTGTATGGCTATGCACAGCTCCTCCTTTCCCAGAGTTTGATATGTATTCCTTTCCTGGAGAAATTATAGTGCAGTGCAATGAAGGATTGCTTGGTATGTTTTATTATGTCTTGGGCTATTTGGGATTTTTGGCTATAGTTAGCTTCACTGTGGCTTTCCTAGCCAGGAAGTTGCCAGAtactttcaatgaagccaagttcatcacTTTCAGCATGCTGCTCTTCTGCAGTGTGTGGCTGTCCTTCATTCCGTCATATCAGGGCACTAATGGAGAATATATGGTGGCTGTGGAAATCTTCTCTATCTTGGCATCTGGTGCTGGATTATTAATCTGTATCTTTTTCCCTAAGTGTTACATCATTATCCTAAAACCTGAATTGAACAACAAGGAACAGTTGATAACGAAAAGCACTTAA